One Dokdonia sp. Dokd-P16 genomic window carries:
- a CDS encoding cation:proton antiporter: MPFIVETPPYFVALAYTGFAISLMAFIPVYSKKIKITYIIPLLLLGMILYFAGAPLPWPDPLWELETGKIVSEVIVIISLMTAGLKIGTSYKWSDWKKPLSLVAITMPLCMIAIFAIAHFLLGLNGPVSLLLAAVLAPTDPVLASELQLEEHQDLEERNTGLRYTLTAEAGINDGLAFPFVFLAILWSEASSFQEINWMHFISYYVLFKIIGGLLVGALIGFIYSWVVQYHSKEHQKYILNGFIAVALTFFSYGLGEILSTYGFLSVFATGVFMQYHCRKSTEDNINTSMLHFAEETEKLLVALWTIFFGGALVSGILSYTDVNGIIASLVIVLVLRPIFGYFAMLTTNFSGAKKWAISFFGIRGIGSFFYLSYALIHGNFTEYDELFGIVSYVILFSILIHGLTSLHVIDYFKRTNKAA; encoded by the coding sequence ATGCCTTTTATAGTAGAAACCCCTCCTTATTTTGTTGCATTAGCTTACACTGGATTTGCTATCTCACTTATGGCATTTATTCCCGTGTATTCAAAAAAAATAAAAATCACTTACATCATACCGCTACTACTATTAGGTATGATATTATACTTTGCGGGTGCACCTCTTCCTTGGCCAGATCCGCTATGGGAATTAGAAACAGGTAAGATTGTAAGTGAAGTTATTGTGATCATAAGTCTTATGACGGCTGGGCTCAAAATAGGCACTAGCTATAAATGGAGTGACTGGAAAAAACCGTTGTCACTGGTAGCGATTACAATGCCGCTATGCATGATTGCCATCTTTGCTATTGCTCATTTCTTACTAGGACTCAATGGTCCCGTTTCTTTATTACTCGCTGCAGTCCTTGCGCCTACAGATCCCGTGCTTGCTAGTGAATTACAACTAGAAGAACATCAAGATTTAGAAGAAAGAAATACAGGTTTACGGTACACGCTTACCGCAGAGGCTGGTATAAATGATGGGCTAGCTTTTCCATTTGTCTTTCTAGCTATTTTATGGAGTGAAGCTAGCAGTTTTCAAGAAATAAACTGGATGCATTTTATAAGCTATTATGTCTTATTTAAAATTATAGGTGGTCTCTTAGTTGGCGCCTTAATAGGCTTTATATATAGCTGGGTGGTACAATACCATAGTAAAGAACATCAAAAATATATACTCAATGGTTTTATTGCGGTCGCACTCACATTCTTCTCCTACGGTCTAGGAGAAATACTCAGTACCTACGGTTTTTTAAGTGTGTTTGCTACTGGTGTATTTATGCAATATCACTGCCGAAAATCTACAGAGGATAATATAAACACCTCCATGCTGCACTTTGCAGAAGAAACAGAAAAATTACTCGTCGCATTATGGACTATCTTTTTTGGTGGCGCACTAGTCTCGGGTATTTTATCATACACAGATGTAAATGGTATCATAGCGAGTCTAGTTATTGTGCTAGTATTGCGACCTATTTTCGGGTATTTCGCCATGCTTACAACAAATTTTTCAGGAGCAAAAAAGTGGGCTATTAGTTTCTTCGGGATACGCGGTATAGGGAGTTTCTTTTACCTTAGTTATGCTTTGATACACGGTAATTTTACAGAGTATGACGAGCTATTTGGCATTGTGAGTTATGTGATTCTCTTTAGCAT
- a CDS encoding fibronectin type III domain-containing protein, translated as MEKITLRLLCLLSLLATVTINAQIENNYAFSESLETYEPLVGANERVLSRFTVGNVILPFDFQYAGKEIGNMRFQNNGALTVGSVQPQPNDLADLGQQDGNGATSIIAPLWDNNIRAAQNNTTAKQKTLVEGIAPNRTYTVEWENVLWGDVEGSEVSFRVIFEETTNKISFLYGPNSATTNQTASIGFNTEFSSALSFLSVTPGATATISSTVSNNVISTSNYPGEGTRYTFEYIPPSCGIPSSLDIDENLLTPTTASVTWTNAQNEVQWDILVTNRDTQNTAIVNANSNPFNLEGLDQDTKYSIAIRSNCQSGELSEFSSQVFFKTPAVCPQPISLAATNITLDSAQFNWSPGDAETSWEVAVLEVGDPEPSSGTMVAVTNYQISNLTKDTDYVLYVRANCGLTDGFSLWSTRSFRTLATCDAPSGLTVDNVGCSSLELSWVENNSATSWEVLVEKLGTSESFTLNTSSNPYIVQDLTPSRTYRVSVKSICAADDTSRFSQRAFGRTLDDTEAPVASANDITVQLDVLGNVTIQASDIDNGSTDNCEIASISVAPNTFDCASVGTPQTVVLTVTDVSGKRDTAEATVTVEDTMAPTAIAQDLTVQLDASGTVSILASAIDNGSSDNCSVSTLTVSPNTFDCASVGTPQTVLLTVTDASGNTDTAQATVTVEDTVAPTAIAQDITVQLDASGTVSIVASAIDNGSSDNCSVSTLTVSPNTFDCASVGTPQTVLLTVTDASGNSDTAQATVTVEDTMAPTAIAQDITVQLDASGTVSIVASAIDNGSSDNCSVSTLTVSPNTFDCASVGTPQTVVLTVTDASGNTDTAQATVTVEDTVAPTAIAQDITVQLDASGTVSIVASAIDNGSSDNCSVNTLTVTPNTFDCASVGTPQTVVLTVTDASGNSDTAEATVTVEDTMAPTAIAQDLTVQLDASGTVSIVASAIDNGSSDNCSVSTLTVSPNTFDCASVGTPQTVLLTVTDASGNTDTAEATVTVEDTMAPTAIAQDITVQLDASGTVSIVASAIDNGSSDNCSVSTLTVSPNTFDCASVGTPQTVLLTVTDASGNTDTAQATVTVEDTVAPTAIAQDITVQLDASGTVSIVASAIDNGSSDNCSVSTLTVSPNTFDCASVGTPQTVLLTVTDASGNSDTAEATVTVEDTMAPTAIAQDITVQLDASGTVSIVASAIDNGSSDNCSVSTLTVSPNTFDCASVGTPQTVVLTVTDASGNTDTAEATVTVEDTVAPTAIAQDITVQLDASGTVSIVASAIDNGSSDNCSVNTLTVTPNTFDCASVGTPQTVVLTVTDASGNSDTAEATVTVEDTMAPTAIAQDLTVQLDASGTVSIVASAIDNGSSDNCSVSTLTVSPNTFDCASVGTPQTVLLTVTDASGNSDTAEATVTVEDTMAPTAIAQDITVQLDASGTVSIVASAIDNGSSDNCSVSTLTVSPNTFDCASVGTPQTVVLTVTDASGNTDTAQATVTVEDTVAPTAIAQDITVQLDASGTVSIVASAIDNGSSDNCSVSTLTVSPNTFDCASVGTPQTVVLTVTDASGNSDTAEATVTVEDTMAPTAIAQDITVQLDASGTVSIVASAIDNGSSDNCSVSTLTVSPNTFDCASVGTPQTVVLTVTDASGNTDTAQATVTVEDTVAPTAIAQDITVQLDASGTVSIVASAIDNGSSDNCSVSTLTVSPNTFDCASVGTPQTVLLTVTDASGNTDTAQATVTVEDTVAPTAIAQDITVQLDASGTVSILASAIDNGSTDNCSISTLTVSPNTFDCASVGTPQTVVLTVTDASGNTDTAQATVTVEDTVAPTANCVAPFTLDLDDSGTATITSADINDMSSDNCAIESVTIDVTTFTVDNVGDNIITLTITDLSGNISTCSTVVTISDPTLSTEEIVAPSFEFYPNPTIDFIYFSKEIQSLKIYDMSGKYVFSSSSVSKSFDVSRLPSGLYILEIKGTDSKTVLKKMIKR; from the coding sequence ATGGAAAAAATTACATTAAGATTACTTTGCTTACTGTCACTTTTAGCAACCGTGACAATTAATGCTCAGATTGAAAACAACTACGCTTTCTCAGAGAGTTTAGAGACTTATGAGCCTCTAGTAGGAGCAAATGAAAGGGTGCTTTCCCGCTTTACAGTTGGAAATGTTATCCTCCCATTTGACTTTCAGTATGCCGGCAAGGAGATTGGCAATATGAGGTTTCAAAATAATGGTGCATTAACTGTAGGATCAGTACAGCCGCAACCGAATGATCTAGCAGACCTTGGTCAGCAAGACGGTAATGGAGCTACTTCAATAATAGCACCTTTATGGGATAATAACATCAGAGCTGCACAAAACAATACAACTGCTAAACAAAAAACTTTAGTTGAAGGAATTGCTCCTAATAGAACATATACTGTGGAATGGGAAAATGTTCTTTGGGGAGATGTAGAGGGTTCTGAAGTTAGTTTTAGGGTGATTTTTGAAGAGACTACCAATAAGATTAGCTTTCTATACGGCCCAAATTCTGCAACAACTAATCAAACAGCTAGTATTGGTTTCAATACTGAATTTTCTTCTGCCCTTAGCTTTTTGAGTGTGACTCCAGGTGCAACAGCCACAATTAGCAGCACAGTTTCTAATAATGTAATTTCAACATCAAATTATCCAGGTGAAGGTACTCGTTATACTTTTGAATATATACCTCCATCTTGTGGGATTCCATCTTCATTAGATATAGATGAAAATTTATTGACACCGACAACAGCATCGGTTACTTGGACAAACGCTCAGAACGAAGTTCAATGGGATATTCTAGTAACTAATCGCGATACTCAAAATACTGCAATAGTTAATGCAAACAGCAATCCATTTAATCTTGAGGGTTTAGATCAGGATACTAAGTATAGTATTGCTATACGCTCTAATTGTCAATCAGGTGAGCTTAGTGAGTTTTCATCTCAAGTTTTTTTTAAGACTCCAGCCGTTTGTCCACAGCCTATTTCCTTAGCTGCCACAAATATTACGTTAGATAGCGCTCAATTTAATTGGTCTCCTGGTGATGCGGAGACTTCTTGGGAAGTAGCTGTCTTAGAAGTGGGAGATCCAGAGCCTTCTTCAGGAACTATGGTAGCTGTCACAAATTATCAAATTTCTAATTTGACAAAGGATACAGATTATGTGCTTTACGTCAGAGCGAACTGCGGTCTTACAGATGGTTTTAGTTTGTGGTCTACACGTAGTTTTAGAACATTAGCAACGTGTGATGCCCCTAGTGGTCTCACAGTAGATAATGTGGGGTGTTCTTCATTAGAGTTGAGCTGGGTTGAGAATAATTCTGCAACTTCTTGGGAAGTATTAGTTGAAAAACTTGGTACTTCAGAGTCATTTACTTTAAATACCTCTTCTAATCCTTATATAGTACAAGATTTAACCCCAAGTAGAACATATAGGGTTTCTGTTAAATCTATCTGCGCAGCAGATGATACTAGTAGATTTTCTCAAAGAGCTTTCGGTCGAACATTAGATGATACTGAAGCACCTGTGGCTAGCGCAAATGATATTACTGTCCAACTTGATGTACTAGGGAATGTTACTATACAAGCAAGTGATATAGATAATGGCTCTACAGATAATTGTGAGATTGCCTCAATTTCTGTAGCACCAAACACATTTGATTGTGCTAGTGTAGGAACGCCACAAACAGTAGTGTTAACAGTAACAGATGTTTCTGGAAAGAGAGACACTGCTGAGGCAACGGTAACCGTAGAAGATACAATGGCACCAACTGCAATTGCTCAAGATCTCACAGTACAGTTAGACGCTTCAGGAACGGTTTCAATTTTAGCATCCGCTATTGATAACGGATCTTCAGATAACTGCTCGGTTAGTACATTGACAGTTAGTCCAAACACATTTGATTGTGCTAGTGTAGGAACACCACAAACAGTGTTGTTAACAGTAACAGATGCTTCTGGAAATACTGATACAGCTCAGGCAACAGTTACGGTAGAAGATACAGTTGCACCAACTGCAATTGCTCAAGATATCACCGTACAGTTAGACGCTTCAGGGACGGTTTCAATTGTAGCATCCGCTATTGATAACGGATCATCAGATAACTGCTCGGTTAGTACATTGACAGTTAGTCCAAACACATTTGATTGTGCTAGTGTAGGAACACCACAAACAGTGTTGTTAACAGTAACAGATGCTTCTGGAAACAGTGATACAGCTCAAGCAACAGTAACAGTAGAAGACACGATGGCTCCAACCGCAATTGCTCAAGATATTACCGTACAGCTAGACGCTTCAGGAACGGTTTCAATTGTAGCATCCGCTATTGATAACGGATCATCAGATAATTGCTCGGTTAGTACATTGACAGTTAGTCCAAACACATTTGATTGTGCTAGTGTAGGAACACCACAAACGGTGGTATTAACAGTAACAGATGCTTCTGGAAATACTGATACAGCTCAGGCAACAGTTACGGTAGAAGATACAGTTGCACCAACTGCAATTGCTCAAGATATTACAGTACAGTTAGACGCTTCAGGGACGGTTTCAATTGTAGCATCCGCTATTGATAACGGATCATCAGATAACTGCTCGGTTAATACATTGACAGTTACACCAAACACATTTGATTGTGCTAGTGTAGGAACACCACAAACAGTGGTGTTAACAGTAACAGATGCTTCTGGAAACAGTGATACTGCCGAGGCAACAGTAACAGTAGAAGACACGATGGCTCCAACTGCAATTGCTCAAGATCTCACAGTACAGTTAGACGCTTCAGGAACGGTTTCAATTGTAGCATCCGCTATTGATAACGGATCATCAGATAACTGCTCGGTTAGTACATTGACAGTTAGTCCAAACACATTTGATTGTGCTAGTGTAGGAACACCACAAACAGTGTTGTTAACAGTAACAGATGCTTCTGGAAATACTGATACTGCCGAGGCAACAGTAACAGTAGAAGACACGATGGCTCCAACCGCAATTGCTCAAGATATTACCGTACAGCTAGACGCTTCAGGAACGGTTTCAATTGTAGCATCCGCTATTGATAACGGATCATCAGATAACTGCTCGGTTAGTACATTGACAGTTAGTCCAAACACATTTGATTGTGCTAGTGTAGGAACACCACAAACAGTGTTGTTAACAGTAACAGATGCTTCTGGAAATACTGATACAGCTCAGGCAACAGTTACGGTAGAAGATACAGTTGCACCAACTGCAATTGCTCAAGATATCACCGTACAGTTAGACGCTTCAGGGACGGTTTCAATTGTAGCATCCGCTATTGATAACGGATCTTCAGATAACTGCTCGGTTAGTACATTGACAGTTAGTCCAAACACATTTGATTGTGCTAGTGTAGGAACACCACAAACAGTGTTGTTAACAGTAACAGATGCTTCTGGAAACAGTGATACTGCCGAGGCAACAGTAACAGTAGAAGACACGATGGCTCCAACCGCAATTGCTCAAGATATTACCGTACAGCTAGACGCTTCAGGAACGGTTTCAATTGTAGCATCCGCTATTGATAACGGATCATCAGATAATTGCTCGGTTAGTACATTGACAGTTAGTCCAAACACATTTGATTGTGCTAGTGTAGGAACACCACAAACGGTGGTATTAACAGTAACAGATGCTTCTGGAAATACTGATACTGCCGAGGCAACAGTTACGGTAGAAGATACAGTTGCACCAACTGCAATTGCTCAAGATATTACAGTACAGTTAGACGCTTCAGGGACGGTTTCAATTGTAGCATCCGCTATTGATAACGGATCATCAGATAACTGCTCGGTTAATACATTGACAGTTACACCAAACACATTTGATTGTGCTAGTGTAGGAACACCACAAACAGTGGTGTTAACAGTAACAGATGCTTCTGGAAACAGTGATACTGCCGAGGCAACAGTAACAGTAGAAGACACGATGGCTCCAACTGCAATTGCTCAAGATCTCACAGTACAGTTAGACGCTTCAGGAACGGTTTCAATTGTAGCATCCGCTATTGATAACGGATCATCAGATAACTGCTCGGTTAGTACATTGACAGTTAGTCCAAACACATTTGATTGTGCTAGTGTAGGAACACCACAAACAGTGTTGTTAACAGTAACAGATGCTTCTGGAAACAGTGATACTGCCGAGGCAACAGTAACAGTAGAAGACACGATGGCTCCAACCGCAATTGCTCAAGATATTACCGTACAGCTAGACGCTTCAGGGACGGTTTCAATTGTAGCATCCGCTATTGATAACGGATCATCAGATAACTGCTCGGTTAGTACATTGACAGTTAGTCCAAACACATTTGATTGTGCTAGTGTAGGAACACCACAAACGGTGGTATTAACAGTAACAGATGCTTCTGGAAATACTGATACAGCTCAGGCAACAGTTACGGTAGAAGATACAGTTGCACCAACTGCAATTGCTCAAGATATTACAGTACAGTTAGACGCTTCAGGGACGGTTTCAATTGTAGCATCCGCTATTGATAACGGATCTTCAGATAACTGCTCGGTTAGTACATTGACAGTTAGTCCAAACACATTTGATTGTGCTAGTGTAGGAACACCACAAACAGTGGTGTTAACAGTAACAGATGCTTCTGGAAACAGTGATACTGCCGAGGCAACAGTAACAGTAGAAGACACGATGGCTCCAACCGCAATTGCTCAAGATATTACCGTACAGCTAGACGCTTCAGGGACGGTTTCAATTGTAGCATCCGCTATTGATAACGGATCTTCAGATAACTGCTCGGTTAGTACATTGACAGTTAGTCCAAACACATTTGATTGTGCTAGTGTAGGAACACCACAAACGGTGGTATTAACAGTAACAGATGCTTCTGGAAATACTGATACAGCTCAGGCAACAGTTACGGTAGAAGATACAGTTGCACCAACTGCAATTGCTCAAGATATTACAGTACAGTTAGACGCTTCAGGAACGGTTTCAATTGTAGCATCCGCTATTGATAACGGATCTTCAGATAACTGCTCGGTTAGTACATTGACAGTTAGTCCAAACACATTTGATTGTGCTAGTGTAGGAACACCACAAACAGTGTTGTTAACAGTAACAGATGCTTCTGGAAATACTGATACAGCTCAGGCAACAGTTACGGTAGAAGATACAGTTGCACCAACTGCAATTGCTCAAGATATTACCGTACAGCTAGACGCTTCAGGAACAGTTTCAATTTTAGCATCCGCTATTGATAACGGATCTACGGATAACTGCTCTATTAGTACATTGACAGTTAGTCCAAACACATTTGATTGTGCTAGTGTAGGAACACCACAAACGGTGGTGTTAACAGTAACAGATGCTTCTGGAAATACTGATACAGCTCAAGCAACAGTTACGGTAGAAGATACAGTTGCACCAACTGCAAATTGTGTAGCGCCATTTACCCTAGATTTAGATGATTCAGGTACAGCGACAATAACTAGTGCTGACATTAATGATATGTCGAGCGATAATTGTGCTATTGAATCTGTTACAATTGATGTTACCACATTTACTGTAGACAACGTTGGAGATAATATAATTACGCTAACAATTACTGATTTGAGTGGTAATATATCCACCTGTTCTACGGTAGTCACTATTTCGGATCCTACTCTTTCAACTGAAGAAATAGTTGCTCCGAGTTTTGAATTTTATCCTAACCCTACAATAGATTTTATTTATTTTTCAAAAGAAATACAATCTTTGAAAATTTATGATATGTCTGGGAAATATGTGTTTAGTAGTAGTTCTGTTAGTAAGAGCTTTGATGTGTCTAGATTACCTTCTGGTTTGTACATATTAGAAATAAAGGGAACAGACAGTAAAACCGTACTAAAAAAGATGATTAAAAGATAA
- a CDS encoding aldose 1-epimerase family protein, with the protein MLHTIQNENLICTITSKGAEIRSLINKETGEEYIWQIDSSVWGSSSPVLFPAIGNIKENKMVFNGEDYAMTKHGIIRNNEQLDFQQQDASSCSFTLTSSDETLRQYPYKFHFRVSFTLVEYRLLMTYTVTNNDTVPMHFACGGHTAYACPLDEHTALSDYIIEFPEPLNLESRTLGNSGLLSPKKRSIKTNGGLLPLSKTLFNEDALIFTDITHDWVRLRKKDKKKGVIVRFKDYPNLALWSKPAADYVCIEPWLGLPDSEDESIDITKKGSYKTLAPGATFDITIETEIEQN; encoded by the coding sequence ATGCTCCACACCATCCAAAATGAAAACCTCATCTGCACTATCACGTCAAAAGGGGCAGAAATACGTTCTTTAATTAATAAGGAGACTGGTGAAGAATATATCTGGCAGATAGATTCTTCTGTGTGGGGAAGTAGTTCGCCGGTGTTGTTTCCTGCGATTGGTAACATTAAGGAGAATAAGATGGTTTTTAATGGCGAAGACTATGCCATGACTAAGCATGGAATTATAAGAAATAATGAGCAGCTTGATTTTCAGCAACAAGACGCGTCTAGTTGTTCTTTTACGCTCACAAGTTCAGATGAAACCTTACGACAGTATCCATATAAGTTCCATTTTCGCGTAAGCTTTACTCTTGTTGAGTATCGATTGTTAATGACATATACGGTTACAAATAATGATACCGTGCCTATGCATTTTGCCTGTGGTGGTCACACTGCTTATGCTTGCCCGCTGGATGAGCATACTGCACTATCTGATTATATCATTGAGTTTCCAGAGCCACTTAATCTTGAGTCTCGCACGCTAGGAAATAGCGGATTATTATCTCCTAAAAAACGATCTATCAAAACTAATGGCGGACTCTTACCACTCTCAAAAACGCTTTTCAATGAAGATGCCCTCATCTTTACAGACATTACTCATGACTGGGTACGACTGCGTAAAAAAGATAAAAAGAAAGGAGTCATCGTGCGCTTTAAGGATTATCCTAACCTTGCTTTATGGTCAAAACCCGCTGCAGATTATGTGTGTATTGAACCGTGGTTAGGGCTTCCAGATAGCGAAGATGAAAGCATTGATATCACTAAAAAAGGTTCTTATAAAACGCTCGCGCCAGGTGCAACATTTGATATCACTATTGAAACCGAAATAGAGCAAAACTGA